In Polyangiaceae bacterium, the following proteins share a genomic window:
- a CDS encoding penicillin-binding protein, whose protein sequence is MRSLDTPRGRYIRMRMGLLCGFLAFGLGLVLSAAYDLMIVEGDAWRELAEKQRQRRLHVAPKRGTIYDRNGSALAVSVEVPSVSLDAVELLRGVPPQKIPVVARDAANRIAQALSLDPAQIERKILAKRRFAWLKRRITGQEAEAIRKLSSRKEAGDDRVRGLIVEGEGKRYYPRRALAGPLLGFVAPDGEGKDGFELSLNRELMGHVEQLRGLRDRSGRLIFADGIHDEQALAGHNLYLSLDQGIQYTAERELANAARTFEAAGGSVIVVDPYTGELLAMASWPGYNPNDYGDSEPDARRTRGLTDGFEPGSTMKIFTVAAGLGSGVIQPTQKLFCEKGLMAVDNVTIRDTHPAGWLTVSQVLAVSSNICAAKVGLSMGGGKLYDALLRFGFGQESGLPLPGEASGTLRPRGRPWVQVETAAASFGQGISVTNLQMAMATAALANGGELMEPIIVKRVTTATGELVRYAAPRVRRRVVPRRVAATLAEMMVAVTEGEGTGLEAAIDGYQVAGKTATAQKIDPTTGRYSFDKYVASFVGFVPAKKPVVAIAVMVDEPMVEHAGGAVAAPIFRNVARMALKYKGLTAGDTPAVDVASLSTTPDPANAAYEVLRQAKGEMPTVQVAEPTARLSAGSVRVPDMTGWPVREAVRRMAELGLSAKIVGSGILARQTPAPNGAVKKGGSVVLVFEPAT, encoded by the coding sequence GTGAGAAGTCTGGACACGCCTCGCGGCCGCTACATCCGCATGCGGATGGGTCTGCTCTGTGGCTTTCTGGCGTTCGGGCTGGGGCTGGTGCTCTCGGCGGCCTACGACTTGATGATCGTGGAGGGGGACGCGTGGCGCGAGTTGGCGGAGAAGCAGCGTCAGCGCCGACTGCACGTCGCACCCAAGCGCGGCACCATCTACGACCGCAATGGCAGTGCGCTGGCCGTCAGTGTCGAGGTGCCAAGCGTGTCCTTGGACGCTGTGGAGCTGCTGCGCGGCGTACCCCCCCAGAAGATCCCCGTGGTGGCGCGTGACGCCGCCAATCGCATCGCCCAGGCGCTGTCCCTGGATCCTGCGCAGATCGAGCGCAAGATCCTGGCCAAGCGACGCTTCGCGTGGCTGAAGCGTCGCATCACGGGGCAGGAAGCCGAGGCCATTCGCAAGCTCTCGTCGCGAAAGGAAGCTGGCGACGATCGCGTCCGCGGACTGATCGTGGAAGGGGAGGGCAAGCGCTACTACCCACGGCGTGCCCTCGCAGGCCCACTGCTCGGCTTCGTCGCTCCGGACGGCGAAGGCAAGGATGGCTTCGAGCTCAGCTTGAACCGCGAGCTGATGGGTCACGTGGAGCAGCTGCGTGGGCTGCGCGATCGCTCGGGACGATTGATCTTTGCGGACGGCATCCACGACGAGCAGGCGCTCGCGGGACACAACCTGTACCTGTCCCTGGATCAGGGCATTCAGTACACCGCCGAACGCGAGCTGGCGAACGCCGCGCGCACCTTCGAGGCCGCGGGCGGCTCCGTGATCGTGGTGGATCCCTACACCGGGGAGCTGCTTGCGATGGCGAGCTGGCCTGGCTACAACCCCAACGACTACGGAGACAGCGAACCCGACGCGCGGCGCACGCGCGGCTTGACCGACGGTTTCGAGCCCGGCTCGACGATGAAGATCTTCACGGTCGCCGCCGGGCTGGGTTCCGGCGTGATCCAGCCCACGCAAAAGCTCTTCTGCGAGAAGGGTCTGATGGCGGTGGACAACGTCACCATTCGTGACACTCATCCCGCCGGTTGGCTCACGGTTTCTCAGGTCTTGGCCGTGTCGTCCAACATCTGCGCCGCCAAGGTCGGGCTGAGCATGGGGGGCGGCAAGCTGTATGACGCTTTGCTGCGTTTCGGTTTCGGGCAGGAATCTGGCCTTCCGCTGCCCGGCGAGGCTTCGGGCACGCTGCGTCCTCGCGGGCGGCCCTGGGTTCAGGTGGAAACGGCGGCTGCGTCTTTCGGTCAGGGCATCAGCGTCACCAACCTGCAGATGGCGATGGCGACTGCGGCCCTGGCGAACGGCGGAGAGTTGATGGAGCCCATCATCGTCAAGCGCGTGACCACGGCCACGGGTGAGTTGGTGCGCTACGCCGCGCCACGTGTGCGGCGTCGCGTCGTGCCGCGCCGTGTGGCGGCGACCTTGGCCGAAATGATGGTGGCGGTGACCGAGGGTGAAGGCACGGGCCTCGAAGCTGCGATCGATGGCTACCAGGTAGCCGGAAAAACCGCGACGGCACAGAAGATCGATCCGACCACCGGGCGCTACTCGTTCGACAAGTACGTTGCGTCCTTCGTGGGTTTCGTACCCGCGAAGAAACCGGTTGTCGCCATTGCGGTCATGGTGGACGAGCCCATGGTGGAGCACGCAGGTGGCGCGGTTGCTGCGCCGATCTTCCGCAACGTGGCGCGGATGGCGCTCAAGTACAAAGGCCTGACTGCGGGCGACACGCCCGCGGTGGACGTCGCTTCCCTCTCGACCACGCCGGACCCGGCTAACGCGGCCTATGAAGTGTTGCGCCAGGCGAAGGGGGAGATGCCGACCGTGCAGGTGGCGGAGCCAACGGCAAGACTCAGCGCGGGCAGCGTTCGCGTGCCGGACATGACCGGGTGGCCCGTGCGCGAGGCGGTGCGTCGCATGGCGGAGCTCGGGCTCAGCGCGAAAATCGTCGGCAGCGGGATCCTGGCGCGCCAGACCCCAGCTCCGAACGGCGCCGTCAAGAAGGGCGGCAGTGTCGTCCTGGTGTTCGAGCCCGCCACATGA
- the rsmH gene encoding 16S rRNA (cytosine(1402)-N(4))-methyltransferase RsmH: protein MAELFEQRLDYQHVTVMASEVVRSLRTERGGLFIDVTAGGGGHSAAILESNADCRIIAFDRDPEAVLAASARLSSFGERARVVRASFDEIEAYLSDRVAEPVAGLVADLGVSSHQLDDPERGMSFRSEGPLDMRMDPEHGETARELIARVSQDQLADLIYAYGEERRSRRVARCIKQALEKDELDSTLDLRRAVVRAVGPRRVGGIDPATRTFQALRIAVNGELDQLERLLAFAASRLPPGAMAAFISFHSLEDRMVKRALRARDVWLPSTKKPELASPLEQAENPRARSAKLRAAERVTAEEAPR from the coding sequence GTGGCAGAACTCTTCGAACAGCGGCTCGACTACCAGCACGTCACGGTGATGGCGAGCGAAGTCGTGCGCTCGCTTCGAACCGAGCGTGGTGGACTGTTCATCGACGTCACGGCGGGGGGCGGCGGGCACTCTGCGGCGATCCTGGAAAGCAACGCGGACTGCCGCATCATCGCCTTCGATCGAGACCCGGAGGCGGTTCTTGCCGCCAGCGCGCGCCTGTCCAGCTTTGGCGAGCGGGCTCGCGTGGTCCGCGCGAGCTTCGACGAGATCGAAGCCTATCTGAGTGACCGGGTTGCCGAGCCCGTGGCGGGTCTGGTGGCGGACCTCGGCGTGAGCAGCCACCAACTGGACGACCCCGAGCGTGGCATGAGCTTCCGCTCCGAGGGACCGCTGGACATGCGCATGGATCCCGAGCATGGCGAGACGGCGCGGGAGCTGATTGCGCGCGTCAGTCAGGACCAACTCGCCGATCTGATCTACGCCTATGGCGAAGAGCGGAGGTCACGTCGCGTTGCCCGCTGCATCAAACAGGCGCTGGAGAAAGACGAACTGGACTCCACCCTCGATCTTCGCCGCGCGGTGGTGCGCGCGGTGGGGCCTCGCCGCGTTGGGGGCATCGACCCGGCGACCCGAACGTTTCAAGCCTTGAGGATCGCGGTGAATGGAGAACTCGACCAGCTAGAGCGCTTGCTCGCCTTCGCGGCTAGCCGTCTTCCGCCGGGTGCGATGGCAGCCTTCATCAGTTTTCACTCCTTGGAGGACCGCATGGTCAAGCGTGCGCTGCGCGCCCGCGACGTGTGGCTGCCGTCGACCAAGAAGCCTGAGTTGGCGTCGCCACTCGAGCAAGCGGAGAACCCCCGCGCGCGCAGCGCCAAGCTGCGCGCCGCCGAGCGCGTGACCGCGGAGGAGGCGCCCCGGTGA
- the mraZ gene encoding division/cell wall cluster transcriptional repressor MraZ — MSLWPSWWKKMFRGQFPHTIDAKGRVSLPARFRDALVADGDARFILTPALFDPCLHLHPMRAWQQLEDKINELPSFDPNIVRFRRLYISAAIECELDKAGRVLVPPPLRERCALSKDVLWAGMGRTVELWAKERWESVLTLSPAEEQEFKRAVMEQIRI, encoded by the coding sequence GTGTCGCTCTGGCCCAGCTGGTGGAAAAAGATGTTCCGCGGTCAGTTCCCTCACACCATCGACGCCAAGGGCCGAGTCAGCCTGCCGGCGCGTTTTCGTGACGCTCTCGTTGCGGATGGTGACGCCCGCTTCATCCTGACGCCCGCGCTGTTCGACCCGTGTCTGCACCTTCACCCGATGCGCGCGTGGCAGCAGCTCGAAGACAAGATCAACGAGCTGCCGAGCTTCGATCCGAACATCGTGCGCTTTCGTCGGCTCTACATCTCCGCGGCGATCGAGTGCGAGCTCGACAAGGCGGGACGCGTGCTCGTGCCGCCACCCCTGCGTGAGCGTTGCGCGCTGTCGAAGGACGTCTTGTGGGCGGGCATGGGTCGCACCGTGGAGTTGTGGGCGAAGGAACGCTGGGAGTCGGTGCTCACGCTGTCGCCGGCAGAGGAGCAGGAGTTCAAGCGCGCCGTGATGGAGCAGATCAGGATATGA
- a CDS encoding thioredoxin family protein — protein MSTLLTVILVVVGGFVALMVGLNLFIRAKAKAMRGQELPKLPGRLGESIGRSKKGLVYFFSPSCAACRTLTPVVQKAAKANKNVFAVDVTQHLELARALKILATPSTLEVEEGRVVDVHVGMLPRSVMERLSPST, from the coding sequence ATGTCCACTCTCCTGACCGTGATTCTCGTCGTCGTCGGCGGCTTTGTCGCTCTGATGGTCGGCTTGAACCTGTTCATTCGCGCGAAAGCCAAGGCGATGCGCGGGCAGGAACTGCCCAAGCTCCCGGGACGGCTGGGAGAGTCCATCGGCCGGTCGAAAAAGGGCTTGGTCTATTTCTTCAGCCCCAGCTGCGCGGCCTGCCGAACGCTGACCCCGGTCGTCCAGAAAGCGGCAAAAGCGAACAAGAACGTCTTCGCTGTGGACGTGACCCAGCACCTGGAGCTGGCGCGTGCCCTCAAGATCCTCGCCACGCCAAGCACGCTCGAAGTCGAGGAGGGCCGCGTCGTGGACGTCCACGTCGGGATGCTCCCCCGCTCCGTCATGGAGCGCCTGTCCCCCAGTACCTGA